Proteins encoded together in one Candidatus Dependentiae bacterium window:
- a CDS encoding SPOR domain-containing protein produces the protein MKLFKKIFSGVPVAEQVHGLQLTQQQVSSLIASLLMLSFFIFIGGYYWGKKQAAEVLSSTVQNEFLADKVYTTLQIARLEEKPEEPDSPSEVEAVKTPACKYYAQLGKFSSQRVAQAYIKKLENVGCPATLIEQKSATVQGKNSRLWYQVVTPLYTKQEELKELLNQIREVAHPKDISIITDESTNRKA, from the coding sequence ATGAAGCTATTTAAAAAAATATTCTCAGGTGTCCCCGTTGCAGAGCAAGTGCATGGTTTACAGCTTACGCAACAACAGGTAAGCTCGCTTATAGCAAGTTTGCTTATGCTTTCTTTTTTTATTTTTATTGGTGGTTATTATTGGGGCAAAAAACAAGCAGCAGAGGTTCTTTCAAGTACAGTCCAAAATGAGTTTTTAGCTGATAAGGTATATACAACATTACAAATAGCAAGGCTTGAAGAAAAACCTGAAGAACCTGATAGTCCATCTGAAGTTGAAGCCGTTAAGACACCTGCTTGTAAGTATTATGCCCAACTTGGTAAATTTTCTTCACAACGAGTAGCACAAGCTTATATTAAAAAACTTGAGAATGTAGGATGTCCTGCTACACTGATAGAGCAGAAGAGTGCAACCGTGCAAGGCAAGAATTCTCGCCTTTGGTATCAAGTGGTAACCCCCTTATATACAAAGCAAGAAGAGTTAAAAGAGTTACTTAACCAAATACGAGAAGTGGCTCATCCAAAAGATATTTCTATTATTACCGATGAATCCACCAACAGAAAGGCTTAA
- a CDS encoding ankyrin repeat domain-containing protein: MKKIFFSLLVVYLLNGITCCMADVKDQICQAIIQGNLNAVKDLILHSEIDINSLYPVRTATPLLIAVRWRQSEIAHFLLKYGKADIDACDDEGYTALFDAVDRNNIYLVKLLLKYKPNLQGFHDNNYTPLIIAVEKNNIEIVRLLIEAGALLNEQERQMGRTALYRALCFGGSPIAQLLIEQGADIHKLNYNNNSCLHIAAKRGCKDIVKLLLSKHADVTCKNIYSKTPFYYALKEGSNTLISLFIEHGVDVNAAQLNGYTPLSLAAENNNTPLVEFLLCHGATIDAESDLASNASVKQAVNNQSDCTMSAECKNFRMLGQELRNGIYPNKVVQSFINSKKQELFDAIKLQDTSTFKELLKHLFSLCLTDNNGNTLWHLACLYNNQEVLRLLLALYPGHKVWQKKNKQGLTPLEVAVGQGNTHLLKYILSTLYGSTTVVVSGAKRNRDETSDIVMKKRKVIYEYLCDTDSESDEDNG; the protein is encoded by the coding sequence AAATCTTTTTTTCTTTATTAGTGGTGTATCTGTTGAATGGGATAACCTGTTGTATGGCAGATGTTAAAGATCAGATTTGTCAAGCAATAATACAAGGTAATCTCAACGCTGTAAAAGATTTGATATTACACTCTGAGATTGATATTAATAGCTTATATCCTGTTCGTACAGCTACTCCATTACTTATTGCTGTACGTTGGAGACAATCTGAAATAGCTCATTTTTTACTTAAATATGGAAAAGCAGATATAGATGCTTGTGATGATGAGGGCTACACTGCGCTTTTTGATGCTGTAGACCGAAATAATATTTATCTAGTTAAGTTATTATTGAAATATAAACCTAACTTGCAAGGATTTCATGATAATAACTATACGCCTCTTATTATTGCAGTAGAGAAGAATAATATAGAAATAGTGCGATTATTAATTGAAGCCGGAGCTCTTCTGAATGAGCAAGAGAGGCAGATGGGAAGAACTGCTTTATATCGGGCTCTCTGTTTTGGGGGGTCTCCTATAGCACAACTATTAATTGAGCAAGGTGCTGATATACACAAACTTAATTATAACAACAACTCTTGTCTTCATATTGCTGCAAAAAGGGGTTGTAAAGACATTGTTAAGTTGCTACTTTCTAAACATGCTGATGTAACTTGTAAAAATATATATAGCAAAACACCTTTTTACTATGCTTTAAAAGAAGGTAGTAATACATTAATTTCGTTATTTATTGAGCATGGAGTTGATGTCAATGCTGCTCAACTAAACGGATATACACCTCTTTCTTTAGCTGCAGAAAATAACAATACACCTTTGGTTGAGTTTTTGCTCTGTCATGGTGCTACTATAGATGCTGAATCAGATTTAGCTTCAAATGCTAGTGTAAAACAAGCTGTAAATAATCAATCTGATTGTACTATGTCTGCTGAGTGCAAGAATTTTCGTATGTTGGGGCAAGAGTTAAGGAATGGTATTTATCCTAATAAAGTAGTTCAAAGTTTTATAAATTCAAAAAAGCAAGAATTGTTTGATGCTATAAAATTACAAGATACATCGACGTTTAAAGAACTGTTAAAACATTTGTTTTCACTCTGCCTTACAGATAATAATGGTAATACACTATGGCATTTGGCTTGTTTGTATAACAATCAAGAGGTGCTGAGGTTGCTTTTAGCCCTATACCCAGGTCATAAGGTATGGCAAAAGAAAAATAAGCAAGGTTTAACACCCCTAGAAGTTGCTGTAGGCCAGGGAAATACTCACTTACTGAAATATATACTAAGCACTTTGTATGGTTCAACTACAGTAGTAGTGTCTGGTGCCAAGCGTAATCGTGATGAAACGAGCGACATCGTAATGAAAAAGCGTAAGGTTATATATGAGTATCTATGTGATACTGATTCTGAAAGTGACGAGGATAATGGCTAA
- the dnaK gene encoding molecular chaperone DnaK, giving the protein MAKKIIGIDLGTTNSVVSVMEAGTPKVIPNEEGQNTTPSVVAFTKDGKRLVGVVAKRQAVTNPENTIFSAKRFIGRKYEETLNETKHIPYKITKTKDGGVAILAQGKEYTPEEISAAILGKLKQSAENYLGHAVTEAVITVPAYFNDSQRQATKDAGRIAGLDVKRIINEPTAAALAYGSDKKKNGTIVVFDFGGGTFDVSILEINDGVIEVKSTNGDTHLGGDDVDNKIITYIIEEFKKDQGIDLHNDRMALQRLKESAEKAKIELSSMNETEINLPYITADASGPKHLILKLSRAKFESLCADLFERLLIPCRRAIEDASINKSQIDEVLLVGGSTRIPKVQQLVKDFFGKEPNKSVNPDEVVAIGAAVQGAILGGEVTDVLLLDVTPLSLGIETMGGVTTRLIERNTTIPSRKSQVFSTAEDNQTAVDIRVVQGEREMAKDNKVLGQFRLEGIPTAPRGVPQIEVTFDIDANGIVHVSAKDKASGKEQKITITSNTSLSKEEVERLVKEAQEHATEDKKIRETVEKRNRLDGLIIDIEKTLKENREKLSGEDAQALETALETAKTTLKDQAENAEELQKATDELLQASHKVAEFLYKNNPEAAGAQPEASESSNTDDQGPIDADIKE; this is encoded by the coding sequence ATGGCTAAAAAAATTATAGGTATAGATTTAGGAACAACCAACTCAGTAGTTTCCGTTATGGAAGCAGGTACGCCTAAAGTAATACCAAATGAAGAAGGTCAAAACACTACTCCTTCAGTTGTTGCTTTTACCAAAGATGGCAAACGCCTTGTAGGTGTTGTTGCTAAGCGTCAAGCAGTAACTAACCCAGAAAACACTATCTTTTCTGCAAAGCGCTTTATTGGTCGCAAGTATGAAGAAACACTTAACGAAACCAAACATATTCCTTACAAGATTACTAAAACCAAAGATGGTGGTGTAGCAATCCTAGCACAAGGTAAAGAGTATACCCCAGAAGAGATTTCTGCGGCAATTTTAGGCAAGTTAAAGCAATCTGCTGAAAACTACTTAGGACACGCAGTAACAGAAGCGGTTATTACTGTTCCTGCTTATTTTAACGATTCACAAAGACAAGCAACTAAAGATGCGGGTCGCATAGCTGGTCTTGATGTAAAACGTATTATCAACGAGCCTACAGCTGCTGCTTTAGCGTATGGTTCAGATAAAAAGAAGAACGGCACTATTGTAGTATTTGACTTTGGTGGTGGTACATTTGACGTTTCTATTTTAGAAATTAACGATGGCGTTATTGAAGTTAAATCAACTAATGGAGACACTCATTTAGGTGGTGACGACGTTGATAATAAGATTATAACTTATATTATTGAAGAATTTAAAAAAGACCAAGGCATTGATCTTCATAATGACCGCATGGCATTACAACGTCTTAAAGAATCTGCAGAAAAAGCTAAAATCGAGCTTTCAAGCATGAATGAAACTGAGATTAATTTGCCGTATATTACAGCAGATGCTTCAGGTCCTAAGCATTTAATATTAAAGCTTTCTCGTGCTAAATTTGAATCATTATGTGCAGACTTATTTGAGCGTTTACTTATACCATGCCGTCGCGCTATAGAAGATGCTTCAATTAACAAAAGTCAAATTGATGAAGTTCTTTTAGTTGGTGGTTCAACACGTATTCCTAAAGTACAACAGCTTGTTAAAGATTTCTTTGGCAAAGAGCCAAATAAATCAGTTAACCCTGATGAAGTAGTTGCTATAGGTGCTGCGGTACAAGGTGCTATTTTAGGTGGTGAAGTAACTGATGTACTATTACTTGATGTTACGCCACTTTCACTTGGAATTGAAACAATGGGCGGTGTTACAACACGTTTAATTGAACGTAATACTACTATACCGTCACGTAAATCACAGGTGTTTAGTACTGCTGAAGACAATCAAACAGCTGTAGACATTCGTGTTGTACAAGGTGAACGCGAAATGGCTAAAGACAATAAAGTACTTGGCCAATTTAGACTTGAAGGCATCCCAACAGCACCACGTGGTGTACCTCAAATCGAAGTAACTTTCGATATTGACGCTAACGGTATTGTACATGTTTCTGCAAAAGATAAAGCATCTGGCAAAGAACAAAAGATTACTATTACTAGTAATACCAGCTTATCTAAAGAGGAAGTTGAACGTCTTGTTAAAGAAGCTCAAGAACATGCCACTGAAGATAAAAAGATCCGCGAAACAGTTGAAAAAAGAAATCGCCTTGACGGCCTTATCATTGATATCGAGAAAACTCTTAAAGAAAACAGAGAAAAACTCTCAGGTGAAGATGCTCAAGCGCTCGAAACAGCTTTAGAGACAGCAAAAACTACTCTTAAAGATCAAGCAGAAAATGCAGAAGAACTACAAAAAGCAACCGATGAATTGCTACAAGCTTCTCATAAAGTTGCCGAATTCTTATACAAAAATAACCCTGAAGCAGCTGGTGCTCAACCAGAAGCTTCTGAATCATCAAATACTGATGATCAAGGTCCAATTGATGCAGATATTAAAGAGTAA
- a CDS encoding peptidyl-prolyl cis-trans isomerase, with protein MIGSMRKNVQKGNLKLIIWFVLLAMAGSSISLIYRMSQRSATGAADVATVNGLGISALEFRRRFIQVDSVISNIRRAYGPQADLILQLWHYDQKPEDIALNDLIQEKVVQSAADKLGIYVSPAYVESKLNDPLFVRQSLGSVVPAQVVENGTLNVTLLKTYLQRMGISETDFETLVQDTLARNLVQQLAQESLYIPQMAVKEQYAKEYLKKKFGLLSLNLDDYLKKIDTSKITEQELTAFYDAHKEQYRVPEKRTAQLWSFDPAQYDVVVTQKELQEYYDAHVSDYIDRQEEVTVKVLSFKEDKNKANEAAQRASKNAKEFDAQVASAQTLTLQRSDVKDRALTNAAFALAQTGDVSPVVYTKQGFVILKLVNRKPATYKPLSSVKEDIKKKATLDAFKRSFSVDGQRIINQAYDAPELFSKFIESKKAQKSTIENIAQDGTLKSQKIFGVAQEGGRVFYQEKDKGYIAELTKITPSFIPNLADIKQRVLEETKTEQARDLLEQDLKKIVAQKEGSLQERAKAAGISKVQFETTDFINSKSQDALKKLEDKHIPTSKLSILSRKGAMLYELADKAGFVYQVTETEPLDEKQYADTKARIEQQLRQQAQDGLGQSFVDTLKTKATVSVDQELLKRASGRTNN; from the coding sequence ATGATAGGTTCAATGCGCAAAAATGTGCAAAAAGGCAATCTCAAACTAATTATTTGGTTTGTTTTGTTAGCTATGGCAGGAAGTTCTATAAGTTTAATATACAGAATGTCCCAAAGATCAGCTACAGGAGCAGCTGATGTTGCCACTGTTAACGGATTAGGTATATCAGCACTAGAGTTTAGACGTCGTTTTATACAAGTTGACTCGGTTATTTCTAATATTAGACGTGCTTATGGTCCTCAGGCCGATCTTATACTGCAGCTATGGCATTATGATCAAAAACCAGAAGATATAGCTCTTAATGATCTTATACAAGAAAAAGTGGTACAAAGCGCAGCTGATAAACTTGGTATCTATGTAAGTCCAGCATATGTTGAAAGCAAACTGAATGATCCTCTGTTTGTACGTCAATCATTAGGTTCAGTAGTTCCTGCTCAAGTAGTTGAAAATGGAACGCTTAACGTAACGTTGCTAAAAACCTATTTGCAACGTATGGGTATCTCAGAAACAGATTTTGAGACGTTGGTACAAGATACATTAGCGCGTAATTTAGTGCAGCAATTAGCTCAAGAATCTTTATATATTCCCCAAATGGCTGTTAAAGAACAGTACGCTAAAGAATATCTCAAGAAAAAGTTTGGGTTGCTTTCACTTAATCTAGATGATTATCTTAAAAAAATAGACACCAGCAAAATAACAGAGCAAGAGTTAACTGCATTTTATGATGCTCACAAGGAACAGTACCGTGTGCCTGAAAAGCGCACAGCTCAATTATGGAGCTTTGATCCAGCTCAGTATGACGTTGTAGTAACTCAAAAAGAGCTGCAAGAGTACTATGATGCTCATGTAAGTGATTACATAGATCGTCAAGAAGAAGTAACAGTAAAAGTACTTTCTTTTAAAGAAGACAAAAATAAAGCTAATGAAGCTGCACAACGTGCATCAAAAAATGCAAAAGAATTTGACGCACAAGTTGCATCAGCTCAAACTCTTACGCTGCAACGCTCAGACGTAAAAGACAGAGCACTCACTAATGCAGCTTTTGCTTTAGCTCAAACAGGTGATGTTTCCCCTGTAGTATATACTAAGCAGGGCTTTGTAATTCTTAAACTTGTAAATCGTAAACCAGCAACCTATAAGCCTTTGTCATCTGTAAAAGAGGATATTAAAAAGAAAGCAACTCTTGATGCATTTAAACGCAGTTTCTCAGTTGATGGGCAACGCATAATAAATCAAGCATATGATGCTCCTGAATTATTCTCTAAGTTTATTGAAAGCAAGAAAGCGCAAAAAAGCACCATAGAAAATATAGCACAAGATGGCACTCTTAAGTCGCAAAAAATATTTGGAGTAGCTCAAGAAGGTGGCCGGGTATTCTATCAAGAAAAAGATAAAGGATATATAGCAGAGCTTACCAAAATAACTCCAAGCTTTATACCTAACTTGGCTGATATTAAGCAACGTGTACTTGAAGAGACAAAAACAGAACAAGCACGTGATCTTCTAGAGCAAGATCTTAAAAAAATAGTAGCTCAAAAAGAGGGTAGCTTGCAAGAGCGTGCAAAAGCTGCCGGTATTTCTAAAGTTCAGTTTGAAACGACAGACTTTATTAATAGCAAATCTCAAGATGCTTTAAAAAAGCTTGAAGACAAGCATATACCAACAAGCAAGCTTTCTATACTTTCTCGTAAAGGTGCAATGCTCTATGAACTTGCTGATAAAGCCGGTTTTGTTTACCAAGTAACAGAAACCGAACCCCTTGATGAAAAACAATATGCTGATACTAAAGCACGTATTGAGCAACAACTTAGACAGCAAGCTCAAGATGGTCTCGGCCAGTCTTTTGTTGATACTCTTAAAACTAAAGCAACAGTATCCGTAGATCAAGAGCTCCTTAAAAGAGCATCTGGTAGAACTAATAACTAA
- the miaA gene encoding tRNA (adenosine(37)-N6)-dimethylallyltransferase MiaA, which produces MQKLFLLFSGPTAVGKTDFVNRLTDQAPELFAIINGDMGQLYTPLSIGTAKPDWKNQAVAHYLFDVIEKPHNYTVSEYRQAVVQCLEKVWSAGKIPIIVGGSGFYLKSLFFPPQDLDFKYTPEEVVNVNLKNNEQKTPQELWQELYAIDPERATTIHMHDVYRVERALTIWYTTGIKPSEAGPLYTPPGNYIFLHLTREREELYTRINARTKLMIEQGWIDEVKSLSSAWRSFLREKRLIGYPEIIEFLEDSISKQELVESISMQTRAYAKRQETFWKSLKKQLVQSDTEQVYLKHINEVNLTLSNVDLYLKQLLSIVKSLN; this is translated from the coding sequence ATGCAAAAATTATTTTTACTTTTTTCTGGTCCTACTGCTGTAGGAAAAACTGACTTTGTTAATAGATTAACTGATCAAGCGCCAGAATTGTTTGCTATAATCAATGGTGATATGGGCCAATTGTATACGCCACTCTCTATTGGCACTGCTAAACCTGATTGGAAAAACCAAGCTGTCGCCCATTATTTGTTTGATGTTATTGAAAAGCCTCATAATTACACGGTGTCTGAGTATAGACAGGCCGTAGTACAGTGCCTAGAAAAAGTCTGGAGTGCCGGCAAAATACCTATCATTGTCGGTGGATCAGGTTTTTATCTTAAATCCCTGTTTTTTCCGCCTCAAGATCTTGACTTTAAATATACCCCTGAAGAAGTGGTCAATGTTAATTTGAAAAACAACGAGCAAAAAACACCACAAGAATTATGGCAAGAGCTGTATGCTATTGATCCTGAACGAGCAACCACTATACATATGCATGATGTCTATAGAGTAGAACGTGCTTTAACTATTTGGTATACTACTGGCATAAAACCCTCAGAAGCAGGTCCTTTATATACACCCCCAGGCAACTATATCTTTTTACATTTAACTCGTGAGCGTGAAGAGCTGTATACGCGTATTAATGCTCGCACGAAACTAATGATTGAGCAGGGTTGGATTGATGAGGTAAAAAGCTTATCAAGCGCCTGGCGATCTTTTTTAAGAGAAAAAAGGCTGATTGGCTACCCAGAAATTATAGAATTTTTAGAGGATTCAATAAGTAAGCAAGAGCTTGTTGAATCTATAAGCATGCAAACACGTGCCTATGCAAAAAGACAAGAAACTTTTTGGAAATCTCTTAAAAAACAGCTTGTGCAAAGTGATACTGAGCAGGTTTATTTAAAACATATTAATGAAGTTAACTTGACTTTATCAAATGTTGATCTATATCTAAAGCAGTTATTATCTATTGTGAAGTCTTTAAACTAG
- a CDS encoding ankyrin repeat domain-containing protein — MKLKIPLSIALLVLSSRVAYPMLSSYTTGDERFMTTAISCIKDNSTIGLRSLFIANKANSSQLSNLIITALQENRLEIAQSLVGYLSHLPPTDQPSPSSITQIAITALHKNCSQIAQVVTSLGNDNDRKEKQHIFNAAVETGNTETVRLLIGQCDVNISDAWSPSLLHTATKKRYKTIAELLISHGANVATEYNGLTPLAQAINNRMTKVIKLLILKDSTRVRTLTLLPTNYIMAVLINNPFATSIQSNPVYQNARIYMELVEDLEKDTQIRPFIDDISQIDLSEAAIDAYRELIYEALSNPTQATIEKALQMNCFKLASKLIRSLGLSLDEERELAQLAKQKYKLHNNTNAQFLGRLLRNRIGTMGPELGISKHGIINAYCTQEHALTNDIVDTIRKYISK; from the coding sequence ATGAAACTAAAAATCCCGTTATCTATTGCATTACTTGTTTTATCATCTAGAGTTGCTTATCCTATGCTGAGCTCTTATACAACTGGAGATGAACGCTTTATGACAACTGCTATTTCTTGTATTAAAGATAATAGCACAATAGGTCTTCGCAGCTTATTTATAGCAAATAAAGCTAATTCATCCCAATTAAGTAACTTAATTATAACTGCACTACAGGAAAATCGTTTAGAAATAGCGCAATCTCTTGTAGGTTACCTTAGTCACTTGCCTCCAACAGATCAACCAAGCCCATCTTCTATTACTCAAATAGCCATCACTGCTTTACACAAAAATTGTTCTCAGATAGCGCAAGTAGTTACTTCTCTTGGCAATGATAATGATAGAAAAGAAAAACAACACATTTTCAATGCCGCCGTAGAAACAGGTAATACAGAGACAGTAAGGTTACTAATTGGACAGTGTGACGTAAATATTAGTGATGCTTGGTCACCAAGCCTTCTTCATACTGCTACGAAAAAGCGCTATAAAACTATAGCAGAACTTTTAATATCTCATGGAGCTAATGTTGCAACTGAATATAATGGATTAACCCCTTTAGCACAAGCTATAAACAATAGAATGACAAAAGTCATAAAGCTATTGATACTTAAAGATAGCACTAGGGTTCGTACCTTAACGCTCCTACCTACAAACTACATTATGGCGGTTCTTATTAATAATCCGTTTGCTACTAGTATTCAGAGCAATCCAGTGTATCAAAATGCACGTATCTACATGGAATTAGTTGAAGACTTAGAAAAAGATACACAAATAAGACCTTTTATAGATGACATATCCCAAATAGACTTATCAGAAGCAGCTATTGATGCTTATAGAGAACTCATATATGAGGCTCTCTCGAACCCAACTCAGGCTACTATTGAAAAAGCTCTACAAATGAACTGTTTTAAATTGGCAAGCAAGCTCATCAGATCACTTGGTTTAAGCTTGGATGAAGAGCGAGAGCTTGCACAGTTAGCAAAACAAAAGTATAAGTTACATAACAATACAAATGCCCAATTCTTGGGCCGTTTACTGCGCAATCGTATAGGTACTATGGGACCTGAATTAGGTATTTCAAAGCATGGTATCATCAATGCTTATTGTACCCAAGAACATGCTTTAACCAATGACATAGTAGATACTATTCGTAAATATATCAGTAAATAA
- a CDS encoding serine/threonine protein phosphatase has product MNFFLSLAILVYLTVTTANGAPELALVPRVICSSKIQAVSLPTGYSLKEWARKIAALKERPIELSTLPAQADYQKAVLNRDQFLSTITQCARLIGTTLSNSSNWINHKSLIEQAPGITNLQRPVDLNDIPKNFIFKPYAQRLIVAPNSTIALFGDLHGSIHSLMRDLLKLQELGFIDNNFKLKQPNFYMLFLGDYIDRGIYGVECFYTVARLKLANPNQVFLVRGNHEDYNISVSFKKGELAKPEKDVAPSFLLELQSKFSLTPEQEIMLSRFYDLLPVVVYIGSGTTDHINFMQCCHGGMELGYNPRKLLSSVQQYKYELIGTFARRHNFNTFLNQQSQNSIKLASNLDILCSEIQNLVFPSPYFTNPVTGSKRCVGFMWSDFYTNSKSAFSPNGDKRFSRWVYGRDLSHDMLSWGNSQRSSLKGVIRGHQHNNTTGGPMLDMICCSKGLVNVWDDNTVFTLISSPESKLENSGENCFTYDSFALLKPQKIFNNWKLEHYFQDTAYQSKSWGHKVLFFDTDQTQRLKNSVAAAKNYTRATTQALSNAAKKHQTEVR; this is encoded by the coding sequence ATGAACTTTTTTCTATCTCTAGCTATACTAGTTTATTTAACAGTTACCACAGCAAATGGAGCTCCAGAGCTAGCTTTAGTTCCGCGTGTTATATGTTCTAGCAAAATACAGGCAGTTAGCTTGCCTACAGGATATAGCCTAAAAGAATGGGCTCGAAAAATTGCTGCTTTAAAAGAGCGGCCTATAGAACTTTCTACTCTCCCAGCTCAGGCTGATTATCAAAAAGCAGTTTTAAATCGAGACCAATTTTTATCCACTATCACTCAATGCGCCCGGCTTATAGGCACTACTTTAAGCAACTCGAGCAACTGGATTAACCACAAATCACTTATTGAACAAGCTCCTGGCATAACTAATCTACAGCGACCAGTCGATCTTAACGATATACCAAAAAACTTTATTTTCAAACCCTACGCGCAGCGTTTAATAGTAGCGCCCAATAGCACAATAGCCCTATTTGGAGATTTGCATGGCAGCATTCATTCGCTTATGCGAGATTTACTAAAGCTGCAGGAGCTTGGGTTTATTGATAACAACTTTAAACTTAAACAGCCTAATTTTTATATGCTTTTTTTAGGTGACTATATTGACCGGGGTATTTACGGCGTTGAGTGTTTTTATACGGTAGCTCGACTTAAATTAGCTAATCCAAACCAAGTATTTTTAGTACGAGGTAACCATGAAGATTATAATATTTCAGTTTCATTTAAAAAAGGTGAATTAGCAAAACCCGAGAAAGATGTTGCTCCCAGCTTTTTACTTGAGTTACAAAGCAAATTTTCTTTAACTCCAGAACAAGAAATCATGCTTAGTCGCTTTTATGATCTCCTACCCGTAGTAGTCTATATAGGCTCTGGTACAACAGATCATATTAACTTTATGCAGTGCTGCCACGGGGGCATGGAACTGGGCTATAATCCACGAAAGCTACTTAGTTCAGTTCAACAGTATAAGTATGAACTAATAGGTACATTTGCACGCAGACACAATTTTAATACTTTTTTAAATCAGCAGTCACAAAACAGTATAAAACTAGCAAGTAATCTCGATATTTTATGTTCAGAAATACAAAATCTAGTCTTCCCTAGCCCCTATTTTACTAATCCAGTAACAGGAAGCAAAAGATGTGTAGGCTTTATGTGGAGTGACTTTTATACTAATAGTAAAAGCGCCTTTAGCCCAAACGGAGATAAGCGATTTAGCCGCTGGGTATATGGGCGCGACCTTTCACATGATATGCTTTCATGGGGCAACTCGCAACGCAGCTCACTTAAAGGTGTTATACGGGGCCATCAGCATAATAATACCACCGGTGGTCCTATGCTTGATATGATTTGTTGCTCTAAAGGGCTTGTAAACGTCTGGGATGACAATACAGTCTTTACACTTATATCATCGCCAGAGTCAAAACTAGAAAACAGTGGTGAAAACTGCTTTACTTATGATTCGTTTGCTCTCCTTAAGCCTCAAAAAATATTTAACAATTGGAAACTTGAACATTATTTTCAAGATACTGCTTACCAAAGTAAATCTTGGGGTCATAAAGTTCTTTTTTTTGATACAGATCAAACGCAGAGGCTAAAAAATTCTGTGGCAGCTGCTAAAAACTATACAAGAGCAACCACACAAGCACTAAGTAATGCGGCAAAAAAACACCAGACTGAAGTGAGGTAG
- the ychF gene encoding redox-regulated ATPase YchF gives MSICAGLVGLPNVGKSTLFNALTKSSVPAENYPFCTIDPHMACTSVPDERIPKLQAIYKSPKLLPATVQFVDIAGLVKGAASGEGLGNQFLSHIREVDLILHVLRCFDDPNITYSRTDEIDPLIDYEIIITELMLKDLDSVDKRKTKAAHLAKSSKNKPAELKELTLELELLEKLTVALNDLDLAQVQKLLQESPVQTIPLVSAKNFLIIANISENEVADNAYKNNKHYQKLVSTFGQDRVVPISARLEYELSQLSPEEQQEMASMMGLKEKGLDTIIARTYTHLGLITFFTCGPKEVHAWPIKTGLTIRQAAGEIHSDLERGFICADIFNCKDLFEYGTEAKLKEVGKIRIEGQDYKVQDGDVVHIKFNV, from the coding sequence ATGAGTATTTGCGCCGGGCTTGTAGGATTACCTAACGTTGGTAAATCTACACTTTTTAATGCCCTTACAAAATCTTCTGTACCTGCAGAGAACTACCCTTTTTGTACTATTGATCCTCATATGGCATGCACAAGTGTACCTGACGAGCGTATACCAAAGCTGCAAGCTATCTATAAGTCTCCCAAATTGCTACCAGCTACCGTGCAATTTGTAGATATAGCAGGCCTTGTTAAAGGTGCAGCTTCAGGCGAAGGTCTAGGCAATCAATTTTTAAGTCATATACGAGAAGTTGATCTTATACTTCATGTGCTACGTTGTTTTGATGACCCAAATATAACCTATTCACGTACTGATGAAATAGATCCATTGATCGATTATGAAATTATTATAACAGAGCTTATGCTTAAAGATCTTGATTCAGTTGATAAACGGAAAACCAAAGCAGCACATTTAGCTAAAAGCAGTAAAAATAAGCCTGCAGAGCTTAAAGAATTAACGCTTGAACTTGAACTTCTTGAAAAGCTTACCGTAGCTCTTAATGATCTGGATTTAGCACAAGTACAAAAATTACTCCAAGAGTCTCCAGTACAAACTATACCTTTGGTATCAGCTAAAAACTTTTTAATTATTGCCAATATATCTGAAAACGAAGTAGCTGATAATGCTTACAAAAACAATAAGCACTACCAAAAATTAGTCTCTACTTTTGGGCAGGACCGCGTTGTACCAATAAGTGCACGACTTGAGTATGAGCTTAGCCAGCTTAGCCCCGAAGAACAACAAGAGATGGCATCTATGATGGGCCTTAAAGAAAAAGGCTTAGATACTATTATTGCACGCACTTACACTCATTTAGGTCTTATAACGTTCTTTACCTGTGGTCCAAAAGAAGTTCACGCATGGCCTATTAAAACAGGACTAACTATACGTCAAGCAGCGGGTGAAATACATTCAGATTTAGAGCGTGGTTTTATTTGTGCTGATATATTTAATTGCAAAGATCTTTTTGAATATGGTACAGAAGCTAAACTTAAAGAAGTAGGCAAAATTCGCATTGAGGGCCAGGATTATAAAGTACAAGATGGTGACGTGGTACACATTAAATTTAACGTTTAG